One genomic segment of Helianthus annuus cultivar XRQ/B chromosome 14, HanXRQr2.0-SUNRISE, whole genome shotgun sequence includes these proteins:
- the LOC110868884 gene encoding probable aquaporin PIP2-5, protein MTKDVPEQGSFSAKDYHDPPPAPFIDPAELTKWSFYRALIAEFIATLLFLYITVLTVIGYKSTTDPKLNADQCGGVGILGIAWAFGGMIFVLVYCTAGISGGHINPAVTFGLFLARKVSLIRAVMYMVAQCLGAICGVGLVKAFNKSLYNRYGGGANELADGYNTGTGLGAEIIGTFVLVYTVFSATDPKRSARDSHVPVLAPLPIGFAVFMVHLATIPITGTGINPARSLGAAVIYNKDKAWDDQWIFWVGPFVGAAIAAFYHQFILRAGAVKALGSFRSSTHV, encoded by the exons ATGACAAAAGATGTGCCTGAGCAAGGTTCTTTCTCCGCTAAGGACTACCACGACCCACCGCCCGCCCCGTTTATCGACCCAGCAGAGCTCACGAAATGGTCGTTCTACCGCGCCTTGATCGCGGAGTTTATTGCCACTCTTTTGTTCCTTTATATTACCGTCTTGACCGTTATCGGCTACAAGAGCACCACTGACCCTAAATTGAACGCTGACCAGTGCGGTGGCGTTGGTATCCTCGGCATCGCCTGGGCCTTCGGTGGCATGATCTTTGTTCTTGTTTACTGCACCGCCGGTATCTCTG GTGGTCACATTAACCCAGCGGTGACATTTGGTCTGTTCCTGGCCCGTAAAGTGTCATTGATCCGAGCCGTTATGTACATGGTGGCTCAGTGTTTAGGAGCCATTTGTGGTGTGGGCTTGGTCAAGGCTTTCAACAAAAGCCTCTACAACAGGTACGGCGGAGGAGCCAACGAGCTGGCGGACGGCTACAACACCGGCACAGGACTGGGCGCTGAAATCATTGGAACTTTCGTCCTCGTTTACACCGTCTTCTCCGCCACTGACCCCAAGAGAAGTGCCCGAGACTCACATGTTCCT GTTTTGGCGCCGCTTCCGATAGGGTTTGCCGTGTTCATGGTGCACCTTGCCACCATTCCCATCACTGGAACCGGTATCAACCCGGCCAGGAGTCTTGGAGCCGCGGTCATTTACAACAAGGATAAGGCGTGGGACGATCAG TGGATCTTCTGGGTGGGTCCGTTCGTTGGAGCAGCTATTGCAGCTTTCTACCACCAATTTATTCTGAGAGCAGGTGCAGTCAAAGCTCTTGGATCATTCAGAAGCAGCACTCATGTTTGA